Below is a genomic region from Bacteroidales bacterium.
TTAAATTTATCAAATACGGAATTACCGTCATCATCAACCCTTTTTTTGCTTTCTGTAATGACCAGATAATGATGATTATTGCGATTGATTTTTACATCAAAAAAATAAGTTCTCTGTCCTGCTCTTACCATATTTGAATAAACACGACGATCAATTAGGTTATCTTCAAATTTTTGTCTCATCTGAAAAAATATTAATGTATTTTAAAAATTTCCATATCAATTATTTAAATCCAACAAACAGGCTATCTACTCTTTTGCTGGATAACACTTACACTCTCAAGTTGTCCTCCTATAGGAGGATTAAATTTGGAAACTTTTACTTCGATTTGTTGTATCTGTAAAAAATGAATAAAGATGCGGTTTAAAATACGATAACATAAATGTTCCAGTAAATGTGAGGTAACATCCATTTCTTCTTTGACCATTGAGTATACTTGCACATAATTTAAAGCATCATCAATATTGTCACTTTCCGAAGGTATCGTCATATCTGTTTCTATAGTAATATCTACAATAAAACGATTCCCTATTATTCTTTCTTCCCGGTAACAACCATGAAAAGCATAAAACTCCATTGAACTAAGAACAATCTTCCCCATATCCCAACGCATTAAAATTCTATACAAAAATAAATCGAAAATCAAGTCTTCCGATATCTTTATCTGATCATTCCGTAATTTTTATGAAACTGATTAAATAAGGATACACATAATAAACAAGCCTCAGGAGATTATGTTCAATTGTATTATTGTTAAAATTTTAATATCTTCGATAATTTATCAAGAGATCATGTTAAGGATGAAAACAGGTTTATGGTTATTGATTGTCTGCTTTTTAGTGAAGTACTCCTCTTTACAGGCACAAGAACGAAAAGGATATTTTTTCGATGCATCGGGTATTTCGAAAGAGGTTATGGAAAATTACCTGTCGCGTTCGGTCACCATGGCAGAATTTCTCGAGATCGACCCTTATGCCAATGATGGGCCTTATCCTTATAAAGGGGATGATGTAAGGTTGATCAAAAATATTGGGGCGAAATTTATAGGAAGGTCTATTTACCGTTGGGGTACGGAAAGTGTATTAAATAATGCTGCATACCTTGATAATGCCAGGCAACTTATCCGGGAAATACATCTTTATGACAAGGATGTAGTTTTTCAGGCTGCACTTTTTGAAATTGTCACTTTGCAGGTGAATGATATAAAAATTCCGGATTGGGCATATAAAGCTATGGGGATTCCTAAAGAAAGCCGGAATTTTGATTATAACAGGATGTTGAATAGGGATAGTATATTTGTCAATCAATGGGGAAAAGGGGCGAGTGTACCGGATATCAGCCAGCCGGAATCTCAATTATGGTTTATTTTCCTTGCAGGAACTTATATGGACCTTGGATGTGAAGCTATGCATCTGGGGCAAACATCTTTGATGGGAATGGCAGATCCATATTTCTTACATTGGGAATCACTAATTGCTAAGCTACGGGCATATGCTGTAAAGAATGCACGGCGTGGCTGGATCCTACTGGATGCGCATACTCCTCATGGCGGAATGGTAGTAAATGGAAAAAGTTTACTGGATTTTAATACTTTTCCCTTACGGATCAAAGAAATACCGGAGCAACCCCAGATGTGTATCCTGGAGAAAGGTTATCTGGATGCTTTATATGGAAGGAGCATCGGATGTGTTACCCCCAGCGGATGGTCATGTCCGTCCTTACCCTATCTGGTTGAGTTTGATAATTTCGGATGCAGTAAAACCCCTGGAAAATCTACTATCAATAACCATTTTGTTTGGGGGTATGATGAGATTACCTGGTTTTACCTGCAAAGTGAACAATATAGGAATGAGTGGTTGATATATGCTTATAACTGGATAAAAGAAACAGATCCAAACGGTTACCTACAAATGCCTGTAAGTAGGATCATCAGTTTATGTAACAGGCAATTTGGAAAAAGGTTTCGCGGGAATACCCGCTCTTCTGATATGCCCGAAGGGTTGAATATAGAAAATACCATTAAAAGATTGTGGAAATAAAGCCGGGGTAGGGGATAGGTAGTAGAAGCGTATGAGAAGTGTTTTGAAATTGTAGCCAACATTGTTAAATACATATCTGTTTGCCTCTTTTGGGAGATCAGATCATTCCTCTTGACTTAAATTCCAGATACTGGTTGATGGTATTGACAGTAAGATCAGCAGGACGTGTTATAATCGTATATATACCGTATTGGTTCAGTTCTTTAGCCATTAGTTTTTTGTTATAAATAAATTGTTCGGCAATGGCCTTCTGGTAGATACCCTCCAAATTATCCGCTTTCTGTTCTGATATTTCCTTTAATTCCGTATTCTCGAAAATAACGATTAAAAGCAGATGTTTTAACGCCAATTGTTTAAGGAATGGTAACTGGCGACTCATGGCCTGAATCGTTTCAAAATTGGTATACAAAATCAATAAGCTCCTTTGGGTGATATGGTAAGATATTGTAGCATACAACATTTCAAAATCACTTTCCTGAAAGCGGGTTTTCTGATTATATAGTGTATCTAAAATCTTGTGTATATGTGTTTTTCTCCGTTCAGCCGGAAGTATATTGCTGATCTTGTTTGAAAAAGTAATTATCCCTGCTTTATCTTCTTTCATTAATGCAATATTGGAGATCACCAATGAGGTATTAATCGCATAATCCAATAAGCTTAAGCCTTCAAATGGCATTTGCATAGTTCGCCCTTTATCGATCAGGCAATAGACCTGTTGCGATCTCTCATCCTGATAGTCATTTACCATTAATTCATTACATCGTGCCGTAGCACGGGGGTTTACAGTACGTGGATCATCACCTTCCATATAAGGGCGTATATGTTCAAATTCGGAGCTATGTCCCAGTTTCCGGATGCGTTTTACTCCATATTCCGTCAAACGGTTTGAAATTGCCATTAATTCATATTTACGCATTTCTATATATGAAGGATAAACAGGGATAATGGTTTCTTTGCCAAAGCTGTATCGCCGCGAAATAAACCCAAATAAATTAGTTACAAAGACATGGACATGTCCAAAACTGTATTCTCCCCGTTTTACCGGACGTAACAGATACCGGATGACTTTAGTCTGGGACGGATGCAGTTTTTCTAAAAATGAGACATCCCGTTTTTGAAATTGTACAGGGATCTCGTCGACTACTTCAATGTCAATATTAAAAGGATAGTGGTTTTCAATATGTAACAAAATTTCATTGTTGCTGCCGTTGGACATACGTTCAGCCATAGTACGCACGGCATAGATGCCATTCTTATTATACAGGACAACAAGATCTGTAAGAACAACCAATAACCATATGAAAAAAATAACTTGTACGGCTGTAAATAAAACTGGTTGTAAATACGCCAGAATAAACGAGGCAACAATAATGCTAAGTACTATAAAAAAACGACGCGTCAGGTAAAAAGAACGGATCTTGGATTTCATCGGTGGGTTGATCTATTCGGATTACAGATAAAAGCAATCCTCAAATATACCATTTTCCTGTTAAATACAGAAGAAAGATACTTAAGTGATCCCGGGGACATTGGTCACTTT
It encodes:
- a CDS encoding PUR family DNA/RNA-binding protein, with the protein product MRQKFEDNLIDRRVYSNMVRAGQRTYFFDVKINRNNHHYLVITESKKRVDDDGNSVFDKF
- a CDS encoding DUF58 domain-containing protein, which translates into the protein MKSKIRSFYLTRRFFIVLSIIVASFILAYLQPVLFTAVQVIFFIWLLVVLTDLVVLYNKNGIYAVRTMAERMSNGSNNEILLHIENHYPFNIDIEVVDEIPVQFQKRDVSFLEKLHPSQTKVIRYLLRPVKRGEYSFGHVHVFVTNLFGFISRRYSFGKETIIPVYPSYIEMRKYELMAISNRLTEYGVKRIRKLGHSSEFEHIRPYMEGDDPRTVNPRATARCNELMVNDYQDERSQQVYCLIDKGRTMQMPFEGLSLLDYAINTSLVISNIALMKEDKAGIITFSNKISNILPAERRKTHIHKILDTLYNQKTRFQESDFEMLYATISYHITQRSLLILYTNFETIQAMSRQLPFLKQLALKHLLLIVIFENTELKEISEQKADNLEGIYQKAIAEQFIYNKKLMAKELNQYGIYTIITRPADLTVNTINQYLEFKSRGMI
- the folB gene encoding dihydroneopterin aldolase; protein product: MGKIVLSSMEFYAFHGCYREERIIGNRFIVDITIETDMTIPSESDNIDDALNYVQVYSMVKEEMDVTSHLLEHLCYRILNRIFIHFLQIQQIEVKVSKFNPPIGGQLESVSVIQQKSR